The Thomasclavelia ramosa DSM 1402 genome includes a region encoding these proteins:
- a CDS encoding aminoglycoside phosphotransferase APH(3') — protein MDIKSLLELFRKSPELFLDTSGRSGAKTYCYQDYYLKIGKKHELEAEYRALIYFSKYNYSQAALEYSSSERDYLLTKRMSGMCSCAPKLISNPEILAVTLGKLLRKFHDTKFTEAISINHNEEILKRVFLNYQQANLDEQMTQGIGCLELDEVFSYINAKKDILVEDTVIHGDYCLPNIFLDQDYRFCGFLDMGRAGVGDRHYDLFWGRWSLAYNLGNDKYGDLFYEAYGNEVIDPERLKLIAYIACLDG, from the coding sequence ATGGATATTAAGAGTTTGCTAGAGTTATTTAGAAAATCTCCCGAACTATTTTTAGATACAAGTGGGAGATCTGGTGCCAAAACCTACTGCTATCAAGATTATTATTTAAAAATTGGAAAAAAACATGAATTAGAGGCAGAGTATCGGGCATTAATATATTTTAGTAAGTATAATTACAGTCAAGCGGCGCTAGAATATAGCAGTAGTGAGCGAGATTATTTATTAACTAAGAGAATGTCAGGTATGTGCAGCTGTGCCCCAAAACTAATTTCTAATCCAGAGATATTAGCAGTAACTTTGGGAAAGCTGTTAAGAAAGTTCCATGATACAAAATTTACTGAAGCTATATCTATAAATCATAATGAAGAAATATTAAAACGTGTATTTTTAAATTATCAACAAGCCAACTTAGATGAGCAAATGACACAAGGTATTGGCTGCTTAGAACTTGACGAGGTGTTTAGTTATATTAATGCTAAAAAGGATATTTTAGTTGAAGATACAGTTATTCATGGTGATTATTGTTTGCCAAATATTTTTTTAGACCAAGATTATCGTTTTTGCGGTTTTTTGGATATGGGACGTGCGGGAGTAGGTGATCGCCATTATGATTTGTTTTGGGGAAGATGGTCACTTGCTTATAATCTAGGTAATGATAAATATGGTGATTTATTTTATGAAGCATATGGAAATGAAGTAATTGATCCAGAGCGTTTGAAATTAATCGCATATATTGCTTGTCTAGATGGATAA